A single window of Helicobacter pylori NCTC 11637 = CCUG 17874 = ATCC 43504 = JCM 12093 DNA harbors:
- a CDS encoding TerC family protein, which yields MEFLSSLLDALSTPHGIVSLATLTLLEIILGIDNIIFITVMVYKLPKHQQNKAMILGLGLAMIARIGLLGSLFFISHLQKPLFTLIGMSFSWRDVVLLVGGVFLAFKALVELKEQIYPKEKHQEKAFSFFITLIEIMFLDIVFSLDSVITAIGIAKHLEVMALAIILSVIVMMFFSKIVGDFIEKHYRIKTLAFVFLLVVGVFLFLEGLHLHINKNYLYAGIGFALLIECLNIFIEKKVKKS from the coding sequence ATGGAATTTTTATCCTCACTCTTAGACGCTCTTTCTACACCGCATGGCATAGTCTCCTTGGCTACGCTCACGCTTTTAGAAATCATTTTAGGGATTGACAATATCATTTTTATCACGGTGATGGTTTATAAACTCCCTAAACACCAGCAAAATAAAGCCATGATTTTAGGCTTGGGCCTAGCGATGATCGCTCGTATAGGGCTTTTAGGGAGCTTGTTTTTCATCAGCCATTTGCAAAAGCCTTTATTCACTTTAATAGGCATGAGCTTTTCATGGCGTGATGTGGTGCTGCTTGTAGGGGGGGTGTTTTTAGCTTTTAAAGCGTTAGTGGAATTAAAAGAGCAGATCTACCCTAAAGAAAAACACCAAGAAAAAGCGTTTAGCTTTTTCATCACTTTAATAGAAATCATGTTTTTAGACATTGTCTTTTCTTTAGACTCCGTGATCACGGCTATTGGGATCGCTAAACACCTAGAAGTCATGGCGCTTGCTATTATTTTATCTGTAATCGTGATGATGTTTTTTTCCAAAATCGTTGGCGATTTTATTGAAAAACACTACCGCATCAAAACTTTAGCCTTTGTGTTTTTGCTCGTTGTGGGCGTGTTTTTGTTTTTAGAAGGATTGCATTTGCACATCAATAAAAACTATTTGTATGCGGGTATTGGTTTTGCCTTACTCATAGAATGTTTGAATATTTTCATAGAAAAAAAAGTGAAAAAAAGCTAA